A stretch of Synechococcus sp. MIT S9220 DNA encodes these proteins:
- the uvrC gene encoding excinuclease ABC subunit UvrC, producing MPTLLEQPDRLERRLKDIPTEPGCYLMRDAEDRLLYVGKSKSLRSRVRSYFRSRHDLSPRIRLMVRQICEIEFIVTDSEAEALALESNLIKNQQPHFNVLLKDDKKYPYLCITWSEPYPRIFITRRRRFRSPLDRFYGPYVDVGLLRRTLFLVKRVFPLRQRPRPLHQDRTCLNYNIGRCPGVCQEQISSEDYHRTLRKVAMVFQGRSDELQKLLHQQMERYAERLDFEAAAKVRDQLKGLDQLTADQKMSLPDASVSRDVIAMAADERLAAVQLFQMRAGKLVGRLGYMADASNQDPGQILQRVIEEHYSQVDAVEIPPELLVQHPLLQQPLLEEWLTEQRERKVQIHCPKQRQKADLIELVQRNADYELQRAKQGQEQQALATEDLAQLLELPSPPRRIEGYDISHIQGSDAVASQVVFIDGLPAKQHYRKYKIRSSSIRAGHSDDFMAMAEIMRRRFRRWARAKAEGVDVGALRHRGGSALQTDGLNDWPDVVMIDGGKGQLSAVMEALRELDLQEDLNVCSLAKQREEIFLPGESHPLESEPDQLGVALLRRLRDEAHRFAVSFHRQQRGERMKRSRLSDIPGVGPKRVKDLLAHFHSIDAIQLAPVETLAQAPGVGLALARDIHRFFHPDQDAEQDGQIPDPGSSTP from the coding sequence ATGCCCACCTTGCTCGAGCAACCTGATCGCCTGGAACGTCGGCTGAAGGACATCCCGACCGAACCTGGTTGCTACCTGATGCGTGACGCTGAGGATCGTCTGCTTTACGTGGGCAAATCCAAGAGTCTGCGCAGCAGGGTGCGCAGCTATTTCCGCAGTCGCCACGATTTGAGCCCGCGCATTCGCTTGATGGTGCGTCAGATCTGTGAGATCGAATTCATCGTGACCGACAGCGAGGCAGAAGCTCTCGCGTTGGAATCCAACCTGATCAAGAACCAACAGCCGCACTTCAATGTGCTGCTCAAAGATGACAAGAAATACCCCTATCTCTGCATCACCTGGAGTGAGCCTTACCCGAGAATTTTCATCACCCGGCGTCGACGTTTTCGCAGTCCGTTGGATCGCTTCTACGGTCCCTATGTGGATGTGGGGTTGCTGAGACGAACCCTCTTTCTCGTGAAGCGGGTGTTCCCGCTCAGACAACGCCCCAGGCCACTCCATCAGGACCGCACCTGTCTGAACTACAACATCGGACGTTGCCCTGGTGTTTGCCAGGAGCAGATCAGCTCAGAGGATTACCACCGCACGCTGCGCAAGGTGGCGATGGTGTTTCAGGGGCGCAGTGATGAGCTTCAGAAACTCCTTCATCAACAGATGGAGCGTTACGCCGAACGACTGGATTTCGAAGCAGCCGCAAAAGTGCGTGATCAGCTCAAGGGGCTCGATCAGCTAACTGCAGATCAGAAAATGAGTCTGCCCGATGCCTCCGTTAGCCGTGATGTGATTGCCATGGCGGCCGATGAACGGCTGGCTGCTGTTCAGCTGTTTCAAATGCGTGCAGGAAAGCTCGTTGGTCGACTCGGGTATATGGCTGATGCTTCTAATCAGGATCCCGGCCAGATCCTTCAGCGGGTGATCGAGGAGCATTACAGCCAGGTGGATGCGGTTGAGATCCCGCCTGAGCTGTTGGTGCAGCATCCACTTCTCCAACAGCCATTGCTTGAGGAGTGGCTGACGGAACAGCGCGAACGCAAGGTTCAGATTCACTGCCCCAAGCAGCGACAGAAAGCAGATCTGATTGAACTGGTTCAGCGCAACGCCGACTATGAGCTCCAACGGGCGAAACAGGGTCAGGAGCAACAGGCGCTCGCCACCGAAGATCTGGCTCAGCTTCTGGAACTACCTTCGCCGCCCCGACGCATCGAGGGCTATGACATCAGTCACATTCAGGGCAGCGATGCCGTTGCATCCCAGGTGGTGTTCATTGATGGGCTGCCCGCCAAGCAGCACTACCGCAAGTACAAGATCCGCAGCAGCAGTATCAGGGCTGGTCACAGCGACGACTTCATGGCCATGGCTGAAATCATGCGGCGCCGTTTCCGCCGCTGGGCACGCGCCAAGGCTGAAGGCGTCGATGTCGGAGCTCTGCGACACAGAGGCGGAAGTGCTCTGCAGACCGATGGTCTCAACGACTGGCCTGATGTGGTGATGATTGACGGCGGAAAAGGTCAGCTCTCCGCGGTGATGGAAGCTCTCAGAGAGCTGGACCTGCAGGAGGATCTCAACGTTTGCTCTCTGGCCAAACAGAGAGAGGAAATTTTTCTGCCAGGTGAAAGTCATCCGCTGGAGAGTGAACCCGATCAGCTCGGCGTGGCTCTGCTGCGTCGCCTTCGCGATGAAGCTCACCGTTTTGCTGTGAGCTTTCATCGACAGCAACGGGGTGAGCGCATGAAACGTTCACGTCTGTCTGACATTCCTGGTGTTGGACCGAAACGGGTGAAGGATCTGCTGGCCCATTTCCATTCCATCGACGCCATTCAGCTGGCACCTGTGGAGACCCTCGCTCAGGCGCCAGGTGTTGGGCTGGCACTGGCCAGAGATATCCATCGCTTTTTCCACCCTGATCAGGATGCAGAGCAGGATGGGCAGATTCCAGACCCGGGCTCCTCGACACCATGA
- a CDS encoding cryptochrome/photolyase family protein, whose translation MELTVVYPHQLFADHPSLNTDRAVALIEDPLFFGTDPHWPMQVHRQRLLLHRCSMALYAEGLRARGFTVLERRHLQAPDTQGHLQALFAMGYKHFHLADPVDDVLSRRLNRFAEQNGCNLTITATPMLLTPDSVINEHFATGRKPLMAKFYEMQRKRLNVLLEVDGGPVGGRWSFDADNRKKLPKGIVVPQEPTASSAAVVDRSRQELEQENLPLIGRWDLFAYPLDHKSADAWLQTFLSQRLRDFGSYEDAISTQHRVMWHSVLTPMLNIGLLTPQQVLDRTLERAAEGDVPLNSLEGFIRQIIGWREFMAAMYKRHGVEMRTGNFWDFDDRPIPEAFYLGTTGLPPIDDAIHHALDTGYCHHIERLMLLGNVMLLCGFHPNRVYRWFMEMFVDAYDWVMVPNVYGMSQFADGGLFSTKPYLSGSNYVRKMSDYRKGEWCDIWDGLFWSFIKTHEDFFRGQFRLAMMARNLDRMDSDVLRKHQNHARQFIESL comes from the coding sequence TTGGAGCTCACCGTTGTCTATCCGCATCAGCTGTTTGCTGATCACCCAAGCCTGAACACAGACCGGGCGGTGGCGCTGATTGAGGATCCGCTCTTCTTTGGCACGGATCCGCACTGGCCGATGCAGGTGCACCGTCAGCGTCTGCTGCTGCATCGATGTTCCATGGCTCTCTACGCAGAAGGCCTGCGTGCACGAGGCTTCACTGTGCTGGAACGTCGCCATCTGCAGGCGCCTGACACGCAGGGACATCTCCAGGCTCTCTTCGCCATGGGCTACAAGCACTTCCATCTGGCAGATCCTGTCGACGACGTGCTCAGTAGGCGCCTGAATCGATTTGCAGAACAGAACGGTTGCAACCTCACAATCACTGCCACTCCGATGTTGCTGACGCCGGATTCCGTCATCAACGAGCACTTCGCCACAGGTCGCAAGCCGCTCATGGCCAAGTTCTATGAGATGCAGCGCAAACGTCTGAATGTTCTGCTTGAAGTGGATGGTGGCCCCGTTGGAGGTCGTTGGAGTTTTGATGCAGACAACCGCAAAAAGCTTCCCAAAGGAATCGTTGTTCCTCAGGAACCAACAGCCAGCTCAGCAGCTGTGGTGGACCGGTCACGTCAGGAGCTGGAACAGGAAAATCTGCCGTTGATCGGTCGCTGGGATCTATTTGCCTATCCCCTGGATCACAAGTCAGCGGATGCCTGGCTTCAGACCTTCCTCAGCCAGCGATTGAGAGATTTCGGCTCCTATGAGGACGCCATCAGCACACAGCATCGGGTGATGTGGCACAGCGTGCTGACGCCGATGCTCAATATCGGTCTCTTGACACCTCAACAGGTTCTCGATCGGACGCTTGAACGGGCTGCTGAGGGGGATGTGCCGCTCAATTCACTTGAAGGTTTCATTCGCCAGATCATCGGTTGGCGTGAGTTCATGGCCGCGATGTACAAGCGCCATGGGGTGGAGATGCGCACCGGCAATTTCTGGGACTTCGATGACAGGCCTATCCCCGAGGCCTTCTATCTAGGCACAACCGGTCTGCCCCCAATCGATGACGCCATTCACCACGCTCTGGACACTGGCTATTGCCATCACATCGAGCGTTTGATGCTGCTGGGCAATGTGATGCTGCTTTGCGGCTTTCATCCAAACCGCGTCTACCGCTGGTTCATGGAGATGTTCGTCGATGCCTACGACTGGGTGATGGTCCCGAATGTGTATGGCATGAGTCAGTTTGCTGATGGAGGCCTGTTTTCCACCAAGCCCTATCTCTCCGGCTCGAATTACGTGCGCAAGATGTCGGATTACCGCAAAGGAGAGTGGTGCGACATCTGGGATGGACTGTTCTGGAGTTTCATCAAGACACACGAGGACTTCTTCCGTGGTCAGTTCCGGCTGGCGATGATGGCTCGCAATCTGGATCGAATGGATTCCGACGTTCTGCGGAAGCACCAAAATCATGCCAGGCAATTTATTGAATCCCTATGA
- the hemG gene encoding menaquinone-dependent protoporphyrinogen IX dehydrogenase — protein sequence MSDKKSKLLILYSTVDGHAKHICEYAQEKLNEDKAITIASLDTDSEQDLSDFDEVLLGASVRYGYHRKNVYEFVTKNKDTLSEKKTAFFSLNLTARKPEKATPETNPYIVKFLKKVEWDPDLKGVFAGRLDYPSLNCPNRLAILLIMAITNGPKDLSKVHEFTNWTKVDEMIESIRNF from the coding sequence GTGTCTGATAAAAAGTCTAAGCTTTTAATCCTTTATTCAACCGTTGATGGACATGCCAAGCATATTTGCGAATACGCCCAGGAAAAGTTGAATGAAGACAAGGCGATAACCATTGCCTCACTTGATACGGATTCCGAGCAAGACCTTTCTGATTTTGATGAGGTTCTGCTGGGCGCAAGTGTCAGATATGGCTACCACAGAAAAAACGTATATGAATTCGTCACAAAGAACAAAGATACGCTCTCTGAGAAAAAGACGGCATTTTTTTCACTGAACCTCACGGCAAGAAAGCCTGAAAAAGCAACCCCTGAGACCAATCCCTACATCGTTAAATTCTTGAAAAAGGTCGAATGGGATCCCGACTTGAAAGGTGTTTTTGCAGGCAGACTCGACTATCCCAGCCTCAACTGTCCCAACAGATTGGCGATTTTACTGATTATGGCCATCACCAATGGTCCAAAAGACCTATCTAAAGTCCATGAATTTACGAATTGGACAAAAGTCGATGAAATGATTGAGTCAATCAGAAATTTTTAA
- a CDS encoding PHP domain-containing protein, translating to MLVGWERVLSVESHPLREVLRDVGPDSCPDICNFHCHTQCSDGSLQPLELIKQATERGLSHLAVTDHHSSASFQPMLDWLNQRRQRGDKVPTLWSGMEISAILRGCLVHVLALGFEPGHRALAVYNSGDAAVGEDLRAESVCRAIHEAGGLAILAHPGRYRVGFADLIDAAAELGFDGGEAWYDYDMQTRWSWSPVVCEAIDRRLKNLGLLRTCGTDSHGLNLEGR from the coding sequence ATGCTCGTCGGCTGGGAGCGTGTCTTGTCAGTTGAATCTCACCCTCTTCGAGAGGTTCTCAGAGACGTCGGTCCCGACAGCTGCCCTGATATCTGTAATTTCCACTGCCACACACAATGCAGTGATGGCAGTCTGCAACCACTTGAATTAATTAAACAAGCGACAGAACGTGGTCTCAGTCATCTCGCTGTGACTGATCACCACTCCAGTGCTTCATTTCAACCGATGCTCGACTGGCTCAACCAGCGTCGTCAGCGTGGTGACAAGGTTCCGACTCTCTGGAGCGGTATGGAGATCAGCGCCATCCTGCGAGGCTGTCTTGTCCATGTGTTGGCTCTTGGTTTTGAACCTGGGCACAGGGCACTCGCTGTCTACAACAGCGGTGATGCAGCGGTCGGAGAGGATCTCAGAGCGGAGAGCGTCTGCCGAGCGATCCATGAAGCAGGCGGTCTGGCCATTCTTGCTCATCCAGGTCGGTACAGGGTCGGCTTTGCAGATCTGATCGATGCTGCTGCAGAACTCGGCTTTGACGGGGGTGAAGCCTGGTATGACTACGACATGCAAACCCGCTGGAGCTGGTCTCCTGTGGTCTGTGAAGCCATCGATCGTCGTTTGAAGAACCTTGGCCTTTTGCGTACGTGTGGAACAGATAGTCACGGCTTGAACCTGGAAGGTCGCTAA
- the cobN gene encoding cobaltochelatase subunit CobN, which translates to MHRLSSLPGADTDGPISYVEQPTAPVLFLTSASSDISALARVLDTQTRPIWQDGIRALPLDALSHPAQIDHYLALCTDKTQLIVIRLLGGRGHWSYGLEQCCSWLAKQKGRQLLVLAGTPEQERELHPLSSQPDHLCDAMARLLREGGEDNLQRWLDGLEWILSTASGETSAIDAPSLTLTASPDPDPYDWLQEEGPTVGVLLYRAHRQSADVHWCDVLLKTLRAQGLVPKALWVSSLRDPAVQRAVKDLYRQQAVELVITSTSFASVQFSEAGLGAPLWDDLDRPVLQMLSSGRSRERWQDSFQGLDPVDLSLQVVLPELDGRITTRIGAFREVDHADERLCTAVKRLEPDDAGLNWIAEHARAWVDLRSTQAEQRSVALVLANYPLRNGRLANGVGLDTPASCLNILRWLRDDGFHLGEQPLPKDPDLLIQQILNGRTNDPESQIRPPLTHLPLSHYQRWWSSLPEAAKLPILDRWGEPEHAVDLEPLGFAIHGLRFGHVVVLVQPSRGYDADQLSDLHSPDLPPPHRYLAQYLWLREIHHCQLMLHVGKHGSAEWLPGKSVGLSPSCAPALALGAIPHLYPFIVNDPGEGSQAKRRGHAVILDHLTPPLGRAGLHGSMLSLESLLDEYIEARQLGASRCDQIQQQLIQLLIDLNWPSIESFLSRQSSSAEIGDLFEQVETYLCELKEAQIRTGLHRLGDHPQPTQLAELLLAIARSPASDRPGLTQWMSRSVGLECDPWKDEDGALLSDQDRQILERHGCHQPRRLSDAVEWIEAQAERLLLQLIEADGSQQHDQAPPLDHVFQKLLSSEPLPGPLQFIKTDLWPRLQQSASHEHRAVLAAASGRRIASGPSGAPTRGRDDVLPTGRNFYSVDLRGLPTEAAWDLGRRSAEQLLDLYELEEGEPLRHLALSVWGTATMRNGGEDIAQMFALLGVRPVWDGPTRRMVDLELIPLTLLERPRVDVTLRMSGLFRDAFPQLLAWVDRALSMVAGLEEAERDNPLAALTRSRGPQARLFGSAPGSYGAGLQALIDSGQWERRDQLGEAYLAWSSWSYDAEATAHHDRVGLEQALQDVQVVLHNQDNREHDLLDSDDYYQFQGGLAAAVNRVSGNDPKLFFADHSRRERLRIHGLDREIDKVVRSRLLNPRWIEGMKQHGYKGAFEMGASLDYLFAYDATTGAVPDWCYGRIAESWLLAEDVREFLLRRNPWVMRDMAERCLEAATRGLWSDADASLLDAIRSVLLESERAVEGVDINR; encoded by the coding sequence ATGCATCGCCTAAGCAGCCTGCCGGGGGCCGACACCGATGGGCCGATCTCCTACGTGGAGCAACCCACTGCACCGGTCTTGTTTCTGACCAGCGCCAGCTCGGATATCTCCGCCCTGGCAAGGGTTCTAGACACGCAGACGAGACCGATCTGGCAAGACGGCATCCGTGCGCTGCCGCTGGATGCCCTGTCCCATCCAGCTCAGATCGATCATTACCTGGCCCTCTGCACCGATAAGACGCAACTGATCGTGATCAGATTGCTCGGAGGTCGTGGTCACTGGTCCTATGGCCTTGAACAGTGCTGCTCATGGCTTGCGAAACAGAAGGGTCGGCAACTGCTTGTTTTGGCTGGCACGCCTGAACAGGAGCGTGAACTCCATCCACTCAGCAGTCAGCCTGATCACCTCTGTGATGCCATGGCAAGGCTGCTGCGCGAAGGAGGAGAAGACAACCTGCAGCGTTGGCTCGACGGTCTGGAATGGATATTGTCCACGGCTTCAGGCGAGACGTCTGCCATCGATGCACCGTCATTGACGCTGACGGCCAGTCCCGACCCTGACCCCTACGACTGGCTACAGGAAGAAGGGCCGACAGTTGGCGTGCTTCTCTACCGCGCCCATCGCCAATCAGCGGATGTTCACTGGTGCGATGTTCTGCTCAAAACCCTGCGAGCGCAGGGACTGGTGCCCAAGGCACTCTGGGTGAGCAGCCTGCGTGATCCTGCCGTTCAGCGGGCTGTGAAGGATCTGTACCGGCAACAGGCCGTGGAGCTGGTGATCACCTCGACGTCATTCGCATCTGTTCAGTTTTCGGAAGCAGGACTGGGTGCACCCCTCTGGGATGACCTGGATCGTCCTGTTCTGCAGATGCTGAGTTCCGGACGTTCCCGTGAGCGCTGGCAGGACTCGTTTCAAGGCCTTGATCCGGTTGATCTATCCCTTCAGGTTGTGCTGCCGGAGCTGGATGGTCGCATCACAACGCGGATCGGCGCCTTCCGCGAAGTGGACCACGCGGATGAGCGTTTGTGCACAGCGGTTAAACGCCTGGAGCCTGATGACGCTGGGCTGAACTGGATTGCTGAGCACGCCAGGGCCTGGGTCGACTTGCGCTCCACACAGGCCGAACAGCGCTCAGTGGCACTGGTCCTGGCGAATTACCCTCTCAGAAACGGTCGCCTGGCCAATGGCGTGGGTCTCGATACCCCGGCAAGTTGTCTCAACATCCTGCGCTGGCTGCGCGATGACGGATTCCATCTCGGTGAACAGCCTCTACCGAAGGATCCTGATCTGTTGATCCAACAGATTCTCAACGGTCGCACCAACGATCCAGAAAGTCAGATCAGGCCACCGCTCACCCATCTGCCGCTTTCGCACTATCAGCGCTGGTGGTCATCGTTGCCTGAAGCCGCAAAGTTGCCGATTCTGGATCGTTGGGGTGAACCAGAGCATGCGGTTGATCTTGAGCCGCTTGGCTTCGCCATCCACGGTCTGCGATTCGGCCATGTTGTGGTTCTGGTGCAGCCCAGTCGTGGTTATGACGCAGATCAGCTCAGTGATCTGCATTCTCCAGATCTTCCCCCTCCCCATCGCTATCTGGCTCAGTACCTCTGGCTACGGGAGATCCACCACTGTCAACTGATGCTGCATGTGGGGAAGCACGGCAGTGCGGAATGGCTGCCTGGCAAGTCAGTCGGTCTCAGTCCGTCTTGTGCCCCTGCGCTCGCACTGGGTGCCATCCCCCATCTTTATCCCTTCATCGTCAACGATCCAGGCGAAGGGTCACAGGCCAAACGCAGGGGGCATGCAGTGATCCTGGACCACCTCACACCTCCTCTCGGCAGGGCTGGGCTGCATGGATCCATGCTGTCTCTGGAATCACTTCTGGACGAGTACATCGAAGCAAGGCAACTCGGTGCCTCCCGATGCGATCAGATCCAACAACAGCTGATCCAACTGCTGATCGATCTGAACTGGCCATCGATTGAGAGCTTTCTGTCGAGGCAGAGCTCATCAGCAGAGATCGGTGACTTGTTCGAGCAAGTTGAGACCTACTTGTGTGAACTCAAAGAAGCACAGATCAGGACTGGCCTGCATCGGCTGGGGGACCATCCCCAACCAACCCAACTGGCTGAGTTGTTGCTGGCGATTGCTCGCTCCCCGGCGTCTGATCGTCCTGGACTCACCCAGTGGATGAGCCGCAGTGTCGGCCTGGAATGCGATCCCTGGAAAGACGAGGACGGAGCTTTGTTATCTGACCAGGATCGACAAATCCTGGAACGCCATGGCTGCCATCAGCCTCGGCGACTCAGTGATGCGGTCGAGTGGATCGAGGCACAGGCTGAACGGCTTCTGCTGCAGCTGATCGAGGCCGATGGATCGCAACAGCACGACCAGGCCCCGCCGCTGGATCATGTCTTTCAGAAACTACTCAGCTCAGAGCCACTACCCGGTCCACTCCAGTTCATCAAGACTGATCTCTGGCCTCGGTTGCAGCAATCCGCCAGTCATGAGCATCGGGCCGTCCTAGCGGCAGCGAGCGGCCGCCGGATCGCTAGCGGTCCTTCTGGCGCACCAACCCGTGGACGAGATGACGTTCTGCCGACGGGGCGAAACTTTTATTCCGTTGATCTGAGAGGTCTACCCACAGAAGCTGCATGGGATCTGGGTCGTCGCAGCGCGGAACAACTGCTGGATCTTTACGAACTCGAGGAGGGGGAACCCCTGCGGCACCTGGCGTTGTCGGTCTGGGGAACAGCCACCATGCGCAATGGAGGCGAAGACATCGCTCAGATGTTTGCCCTGCTCGGCGTGCGGCCCGTCTGGGATGGCCCGACACGGCGGATGGTGGATCTTGAGTTGATTCCCTTGACCCTGCTGGAGCGACCACGCGTGGATGTCACTCTGCGCATGTCGGGTCTGTTCCGGGATGCCTTTCCACAGCTGCTTGCCTGGGTCGATCGCGCCTTGTCCATGGTTGCTGGGCTTGAGGAGGCCGAGAGGGACAATCCCCTGGCAGCTCTCACTCGCAGCCGCGGACCTCAGGCCCGTCTGTTCGGATCCGCACCAGGCTCCTATGGCGCTGGCCTTCAGGCCCTGATCGACTCAGGTCAGTGGGAACGGCGTGATCAGCTTGGAGAGGCCTACCTGGCCTGGAGCTCCTGGAGCTATGACGCCGAAGCGACAGCTCATCACGACAGGGTGGGACTCGAACAGGCTCTTCAGGACGTTCAGGTTGTGCTGCACAACCAAGACAACAGGGAACACGACCTGCTCGATTCCGATGACTACTACCAGTTTCAGGGGGGTTTGGCTGCTGCAGTGAACCGGGTCAGCGGCAACGATCCGAAACTGTTTTTCGCTGATCATTCCCGTAGAGAACGGTTGCGGATTCATGGACTGGATCGTGAGATCGACAAGGTCGTCCGCAGTCGGCTGCTTAACCCACGCTGGATCGAAGGGATGAAGCAGCACGGCTACAAGGGGGCCTTCGAAATGGGAGCCAGCCTTGATTATCTGTTCGCCTACGACGCCACAACCGGTGCGGTTCCGGATTGGTGTTACGGCCGAATCGCTGAAAGCTGGCTGCTTGCCGAGGATGTCAGAGAGTTTCTCTTGCGACGCAATCCCTGGGTCATGAGAGATATGGCCGAACGCTGTCTGGAAGCAGCCACAAGGGGACTCTGGTCCGATGCCGATGCCTCGTTGCTCGATGCGATCAGAAGTGTCCTGCTCGAATCGGAGCGTGCGGTTGAAGGAGTTGACATCAACCGCTGA
- a CDS encoding branched-chain amino acid transaminase, with amino-acid sequence MHQFLPYAWFQGRCVPFEDAKVSVATHALHYGTGAFGGMRAIPDPIKPGGMLLFRADRHARRLSQSAHLLLADLSEETVMEALTAMLHANKPTTPIYLRPFVYTSDLGIAPRLHNIETDFLIYGLELGDYLSPDGVSCRISSWTRQEDRSLPLRGKISGAYITSSLAKSEAVASGFDEALLMNTRGKVSEASGMNLFIVRDGQLITPGVDQDILEGITRASVIELARGMGIEVIERPVDKTELFIADEVFLTGTAAKITPIRQLESTVLSQQRPLMEALRSKLVAITEGRDEQYAHWVTRVELER; translated from the coding sequence ATGCATCAGTTCCTTCCCTACGCCTGGTTCCAGGGACGCTGCGTTCCATTTGAGGACGCCAAGGTGTCGGTGGCGACGCATGCATTGCATTACGGAACTGGAGCCTTTGGTGGGATGCGGGCCATTCCCGACCCGATCAAACCTGGAGGAATGCTCCTGTTTCGTGCTGACCGTCATGCACGTCGGTTGTCTCAAAGCGCCCATCTGTTGCTGGCTGATCTCAGTGAAGAGACCGTGATGGAAGCTCTCACAGCCATGCTTCATGCCAACAAGCCCACCACACCGATTTATCTGAGGCCATTCGTATACACGAGTGATCTCGGCATCGCGCCACGACTGCACAACATTGAGACCGATTTTCTGATCTATGGGCTGGAGCTGGGTGACTATCTCTCCCCGGATGGAGTGAGTTGTCGGATTAGCAGCTGGACCCGTCAGGAAGATCGCTCCCTTCCCTTACGCGGAAAGATCAGCGGTGCCTACATCACCAGTTCGTTGGCCAAATCAGAGGCCGTCGCCAGCGGTTTTGACGAAGCTTTGCTGATGAACACCCGCGGCAAGGTCAGCGAGGCCAGTGGAATGAACCTGTTCATCGTCCGTGACGGCCAACTGATCACTCCGGGCGTGGATCAGGACATCCTCGAAGGCATCACACGGGCGAGCGTGATCGAACTGGCCAGGGGCATGGGCATTGAGGTGATCGAGCGGCCAGTCGACAAGACCGAGCTGTTCATTGCTGATGAGGTGTTCTTGACTGGAACAGCGGCCAAGATCACTCCGATTCGCCAGCTGGAATCAACGGTTCTTTCACAGCAGAGACCGTTGATGGAAGCGCTTCGATCCAAGCTGGTTGCCATCACCGAGGGGCGCGACGAGCAGTACGCCCACTGGGTCACCCGAGTTGAACTTGAGCGCTAA